The Syngnathus scovelli strain Florida chromosome 18, RoL_Ssco_1.2, whole genome shotgun sequence genome contains a region encoding:
- the LOC125985816 gene encoding RNA-binding Raly-like protein isoform X2 — translation MTGKNQTSNVTNKNDPRSLNSRVFIGNLNTAIVKKTDIEVIFAKYGKIAGCSVHKGYAFVQYIGERNARAAVVGENARVIAGQPLDINMAGEPKPYRPKSVSKRPLSAVYSGYEFDYEYYRDDFYARLFDYHGRAAPSPRSAIPLKRSRVPPASSRRVKTSSPVKSSSSSMSSLGPPASSPCPAAVKVKTEQLQTIRRELTQIKTKIDSLLGRLDKMEMRRRGMSEAQRMYEDNRDRGDESASEAVDDSGEEGGDSAPTDAEAGEMSDAGDDDEEEEEGALHLMENHISDVDN, via the exons ATGACCGGCAAAAACCAAACCAGCAACGTGACCAACAAGAATGACCCCCGCTCGCTCAACTCTCGCGTCTTCATCGGCAACCTCAACACGGCCATCGTCAAGAAGACCGACATCGAGGTGATCTTCGCCAAGTACGGCAAGATCGCCGGCTGCTCCGTGCACAAGGGCTACGCCTTCGTGCAGTACATCGGCGAGCGCAACGCCCGGGCGGCGGTGGTGGGTGAAAACGCCCGTGTCATCGCCGGACAGCCTCTGG ACATCAACATGGCCGGCGAGCCCAAACCGTACCGACCCAAAAGCGTCTCCAAGAGGCCCCTCTCGGCGGTCTACAG tggtTACGAGTTTGACTACGAGTACTACAGAGATGACTTCTACGCAAG gcttTTTGACTACCACGGGCGAGCAGCGCCGTCCCCGCGGTCCGCCATCCCCCTGAAACGCTCCAGGGTCCCGCCGGCCTCGTCCCGCCGCGTCAAGACCTCCTCGCCCGTCAAGTCGTCCTCATCCTCCATGTCGTCCTTGGGACCCCCCGCCTCCTCCCCCTGCCCCGCTGCCGTCAAAG TCAAGACGGAGCAGCTGCAGACCATCAGGAGGGAGCTGACGCAGATCAAGACCAAGATCGACTCCCTGCTAGGACGCCTTGACAAGATGGAGATGCGGCGGCGAGGCATGTCCG AGGCTCAAAGGATGTACGAGGACAACCGCGACAGAGGCGACGAGTCAGCGTCGGAAGCGGTCGATGACTCCGGCGAGGAGGGCGGTGACAGCGCACCGACGGATGCCGAGGCCGGGGAGATGAGCGACGCCGGTGACgacgacgaggaagaggaggaaggcgCCCTTcatctg ATGGAAAACCACATTTCCGACGTCGACAACTGA
- the LOC125985815 gene encoding metabotropic glycine receptor — protein sequence MEAVVRLALLLLVGSVIAAAAARPAAVREGGGAHLRGHRLAHLRGGGGGNEERERLPAPVADFLHTGDSSVLEQANCSRRFELPRGGRSPESTHRSALDAVLHAANLLSLVLQANRSGEQSARRDVDWYHAIVRSLLLAEQKIHRAVVTSSDGVHVQATRARGEIMLQDLSGLHNHSGDGEWHRGVKHRRKATFQKKVPSQDLAAVGNSLRRGQSLIPDEMHVKWSAPYLECHNGNFVPRWLSTLSAAFYSIGPNMAPEFRGVVRADINLQDVDIDQCSTDGWFAGTHRCNLTTMECLPTGGHGFVLDKYKCLCRKGFYRAAAAGFTRMGGGNTAGGGNVASFGECLPCRPGCAFCKDDTPCAARRDGVLRTAVMAFQSLCILVLLLSMLLVYRFRRNKSIRASGVALLEAILCGALLLYFPVGILYFQPGVFRCILLRWVRLLGFATVYGTLTLKLYRVLKVFLSRTAQRIPYMTSWRVLRLLAIILLVVCWFLVAWTSAVCQVADRKSALIDVGYTPDGLQFSMCLVDRWDYMMAVAEFLFLLWSVYLCYAVRTVPSAFHEPRYMAFAVHNELILSPIFYVIRFTLAAELHPDWMLLLFFTHTHLTVTVTLGLLLVPKFLFAGTQMRDDIASEAYEDELDMGRSGSYLNSSITSAWSEHSLDPEDIREELKKLYSQLEIYKRKKMLANNPHLQKKRSSKKGLGRSLMRRITEIPESVHRQCSREDKDGGNEHGSNRSSLCVLKKNPFDQMPHKAAKEESLKNKAFSLKKSHSSYDHVRGLSQGPSRGPSQAPIQSPSQGLSQGSSGLAVDKMDVSAAQGSLLEALMGKRPLKRKSRESLDSPAESVPLVCKSASAHNLSADKKPLHPRASVLRKSLSVIATAKERTLGLAGKNQGAEDGPESKEENEPTNVAAKGRNAKQPAEPLKGIDLYDVSEVCPWEVEDQPTPLESKVQKHVSIAPEESTTVHGGGSRASKGHKQTPWDQSPTAGRQSKEALRAATAGQEVCPGDESQSGPASKKQPQPPSKSGNTQNNRAEVCPWDFGEQTFPAKAEDTSLKAQVCPWDNPASPEGLPSPAGSSKSKEKKGSGGDDKRQTKAKDKSKSWEKRQKVAEVCPWDAAAHQEVPAVEKRKSANVNKAEVCPWDFEEAGSHPDPANKASVCPRDVGDKTA from the exons ATGGAGGCTGTCGTCCGGCTGGCGTTGCTGCTGCTCGTCGGCTCCGTCATCGCGGCGGCGGCAGCCCGGCCGGCGGCGGTGCGCGAAGGCGGCGGGGCGCACCTTCGCGGCCACCGGCTGGCTCACcttcgcggcggcggcggcggcaacgaGGAGCGGGAGCGCCTCCCCGCCCCGGTTGCCGACTTCCTGCACACGGGCGACTCGAGTGTCCTGGAGCAGGCCAATTGCTCGCGCAGATTCGAGCTGCCGCGGGGGGGAAGGTCACCCGAGAGCACACATCGTTCGGCGCTGGATGCGGTGCTCCACGCCGCCAACTTGCTCAGCTTGGTGCTGCAAGCCAACAGGTCCGGGGAGCAGAGCGCGCGGCGAGATGTCGACTGGTACCATGCCATAGTCCGCAGCCTCCTCCTGGCGGAACAGAAGATCCACCGGGCTGTGGTCACCTCCTCAGACGGGGTGCACGTGCAGGCCACCAGGGCCAGAGGTGAGATCATGCTCCAGGACCTCTCTGGCCTGCACAACCACTCAGGAGATGGCGAGTGGCACCGCGGCGTCAAGCACAGGAGGAAGGCCACCTTCCAGAAGAAGGTGCCAAGCCAGGATTTGGCAGCCGTGGGCAACTCCTTGAGGAGGGGTCAAAGTTTGATCCCGGACGAGATGCACGTCAAGTGGTCGGCACCCTACCTGGAGTGCCACAACGGCAACTTTGTCCCTCGGTGGCTGTCGACCTTGTCTGCTGCCTTCTACAGCATAGGGCCCAACATGGCTCCGGAGTTCAG GGGCGTGGTGCGAGCCGACATCAATCTCCAGGATGTTGATATCGACCAGTGCTCTACTGATGGCTGGTTTGCTGGAACCCATCGCTGCAACCTGACCACTATGGAG TGTTTGCCCACGGGCGGCCATGGCTTCGTCTTGGATAAGTACAAGTGTCTCTGCAGGAAAGGCTTCTACCGAGCTGCCGCCGCCGGCTTTACAA GGATGGGCGGCGGGAACACAGCAGGTGGCGGGAACGTGGCGTCCTTCGGCGAATGCCTGCCGTGCCGGCCGGGCTGCGCCTTCTGCAAGGACGACACGCCGTGCGCGGCGCGGCGGGATGGAGTGCTACGCACGGCCGTCATGGCCTTCCAGAGCCTCTGCATCCTGGTGCTCTTGCTCAGCATGCTTCTGGTCTACCGCTTTCGAAGGAACAAG AGTATCCGAGCGTCGGGCGTGGCCCTGCTGGAGGCCATCCTGTGTGGAGCGTTGCTTCTCTACTTCCCG GTGGGGATCCTTTACTTTCAGCCCGGCGTGTTCCGCTGCATCCTGTTGCGCTGGGTTCGACTGCTGGGCTTCGCCACCGTCTACGGCACGCTCACGCTCAAGTTGTACAG GGTCCTGAAGGTCTTCTTGTCGCGCACGGCTCAGAGGATTCCCTACATGACCAGCTGGCGGGTTCTGCGTCTGCTGGCCATCATCCTCCTGGTGGTCTGCTGGTTCCTGGTGGCTTGGACGTCGGCCGTGTGCCAGGTCGCCGACAGGAAGTCGGCGCTGATCGACGTGGGCTACACGCCCGACGGGCTGCAGTTCAGCATGTGCCTCGTGGACCGCTGGGACTACATGATGGCCGTCG CCGAGTTCCTGTTCCTGCTGTGGTCGGTATACCTGTGCTACGCCGTGAGGACGGTGCCGTCCGCCTTCCACGAGCCTCGCTACATGGCCTTCGCCGTCCACAACGAGCTCATCCTGTCGCCCATCTTCTACGTCATCAG GTTCACGCTGGCTGCCGAGCTCCATCCCGACTGGATGCTTCTACTTTtcttcacgcacacacacctgacCGTCACGGTCACGCTGGGCCTGCTGCTGGTTCCCAAG TTTCTGTTTGCGGGCACACAGATGCGAGACGACATAGCTTCGGAGGCGTACGAGGACGAGCTGGACATGGGTCGCTCGGGCTCCTACCTGAACAGCAGCATCACGTCGGCGTGGAGCGAACACAGCCTGGACCCCGAGGACATTCGG GAGGAGCTGAAGAAGCTCTACTCCCAGCTGGAGATTTATAAGAGGAAGAAGATGCTGGCTAACAACCCCCATCTGCAGAAGAAGCGCAGCTCCAAGAAGGGCCTGGGGCGCTCCCTGATGAGGCGCATCACCGAGATCCCCGAGTCGGTGCACCGCCAGTGCAGCCGCGAGGACAAGGACGGCGGCAACGAGCACGGCAGCAACCGCAGCAGTCTCTGCGTTCTCAAGAAAAACCCCTTTGACCAGATGCCGCACAAAGCGGCCAAGGaggagagcctgaaaaacaaggCATTCTCCTTGAAGAAGTCACACAGCAGCTACGACCACGTCCGAGGCCTGAGCCAAGGCCCAAGCCGAGGGCCGAGCCAAGCCCCGATCCAAAGCCCGAGTCAAGGCCTGAGCCAAGGCTCCAGCGGCTTGGCCGTCGACAAGATGGACGTGAGCGCCGCCCAAGGCTCCCTGCTCGAGGCCCTGATGGGCAAGAGGCCGCTCAAGAGGAAGTCCCGGGAAAGCCTGGACTCCCCCGCCGAGTCGGTGCCTTTGGTCTGTAAATCGGCCAGCGCCCACAACCTGAGCGCCGACAAAAAACCCCTCCACCCTCGAGCCTCTGTGTTGCGCAAGTCCCTCAGCGTCATCGCCACCGCCAAGGAGAGGACGTTGGGCTTGGCTGGAAAGAACCAAGGCGCCGAGGATGGGCCAGAGAGCAAAGAAGAGAACGAGCCCACGAACGTGGCTGCCAAAGGCAGGAACGCCAAACAGCCCGCCGAGCCGCTCAAGGGGATAGATCTCTACGATGTCTCGGAGGTGTGTCCCTGGGAAGTGGAAGACCAGCCGACGCCTTTGGAGAGCAAGGTCCAAAAACACGTTTCCATCGCGCCAGAGGAAAGCACCACCGTTCATGGGGGGGGCAGCAGGGCCAGTAAAGGCCACAAGCAGACGCCCTGGGATCAGAGTCCCACTGCTGGCCGACAGTCCAAGGAAGCTCTGAGGGCCGCCACTGCCGGGCAGGAAGTGTGTCCCGGGGACGAGAGCCAAAGCGGCCCAGCTTCCAAGAAACAGCCGCAACCTCCATCCAAATCCGGAAACACCCAAAACAATCGAGCCGAGGTTTGTCCGTGGGACTTTGGAGAACAGACTTTTCCTGCAAAGGCTGAGGACACGTCGCTTAAAGCCCAAGTCTGTCCCTGGGACAATCCAGCATCTCCTGAAGGCTTGCCCAGCCCTGCTGGCAGTTCCAAATCGAAGGAAAAGAAGGGAAGCGGCGGCGACGACAAGAGGCAAACAAAAGCAAAGGACAAGAGCAAGTCATGGGAGAAGCGGCAGAAAGTCGCCGAGGTTTGTCCCTGGGATGCGGCCGCTCATCAGGAGGTACCCGCTGTGGAGAAACGCAAGAGCGCAAATGTCAACAAGGCCGAGGTTTGCCCCTGGGACTTTGAGGAGGCCGGTAGCCATCCCGATCCCGCAAACAAGGCCAGCGTTTGTCCCCGGGACGTCGGCGACAAGACGGCGTGA
- the LOC125985801 gene encoding annexin A13, protein MGNCQPTIVPYEDFDAQADVKAIRKACKGLGTDEQAIIDILANRSSDQRQQIKQAYYDKYDDELADKLKSELSGNFEKAILAMLDLPIIYAVKELRRAMKGAGTDEDVLVELLCSATNSDIAMFRECYSQVHDRDLDADIEGDTSGDVRNLLMALLQGIRDESYEVDEELAEQDAAALFEAGEGCFGTDESTFTSILASRNYLQLQATFKMYEQLSGTEILDAIENETSGTLKRCYVALVRVAKNPQLYFARRLHDAMKGAGTDEDTLIRIIVCRSEYDLETIKEMYLEKYDVSLKDALRDECSGDFKRLLLAICH, encoded by the exons ATGGGAAACTGCCAG CCCACCATCGTGCCCTACGAGGACTTTGATGCCCAGGCTGACGTCAAGGCCATCCGAAAAGCCTGCAAGGGACTCG GCACCGACGAGCAGGCCATCATCGACATCCTGGCCAACCGCAGCTCGGACCAGCGGCAGCAAATCAAGCAGGCCTACTACGACAAGTACGACGAC GAGCTGGCAGACAAGCTCAAGAGCGAGTTGTCAGGGAACTTTGAGAAGGCTATCCTAGCCATGCTGGACCTGCCCATCATCTACGCCGTCAAGGAGCTGAGGAGGGCCATGAAGGGGGCGGGCACCGACGAGGACGTGCTGGTGGAGCTCCTGTGCAGCGCTACCAATTCC GACATTGCCATGTTCAGGGAGTGCTACTCTCAAG TGCACGATCGCGATCTGGACGCTGACATCGAGGGCGACACGAGCGGCGACGTGAGGAACCTTCTCATGGCTCTCCTGCAG GGTATCCGGGACGAGAGCTACGAGGTGGACGAGGAGCTGGCAGAGCAGGACGCCGCCGCTCTCTTTGAG GCGGGCGAGGGTTGCTTCGGGACTGACGAGTCCACCTTCACTTCCATCCTGGCCTCCAGGAACTACCTGCAGCTCCAGGCCACCTTCAAGATGTACGAGCAG CTGTCCGGCACGGAAATCCTGGATGCCATCGAGAACGAAACTTCGGGAACGCTGAAGAGATGCTACGTGGCTCTGG TGAGAGTCGCCAAGAACCCGCAACTCTACTTTGCCAGACGTCTGCATGACGCCATGAAGGGGGCGGGGACTGACGAGGACACGCTCATACGCATCATCGTGTGCCGCTCAGAG TACGACCTGGAGACCATCAAGGAAATGTACCTGGAGAAGTACGACGTGTCCCTGAAGGATGCACTGAGGGACGAGTGCAGCGGCGACTTCAAGCGTCTCCTCCTGGCCATCTGCCACTGA
- the myo3a gene encoding myosin-IIIa isoform X8: protein MFPQPGKSIVFDNFPDPSDTWEIIETIGKGTYGKVYKVLNKADGSKAAVKILDPIHDIDEEIEAEYNILEALSDHPNVVKFYGMFYKKDAKCGDQLWLVLELCNGGSVSDLAKGLLKRGERMDEAVIAFILHQALTGLQHLHANHTIHRDVKGNNILLTTHGGIKLVDFGVSAQLTNTRLRRNTSVGTPFWMAPEVIACEQQPDSTYDARCDVWSLGITAIELGDGDPPLSELHPMRALFKIPRNPPPSLQQPESWSADFNDFISKCLIKDFELRPNVDDLLRHVFVRQTVGKEKTLQRQLVELVDLNRQTGVGDKSGHRGQADESGDANERHERIHTKKGSDTTTERDEGDDLAALEVLDENSVIEQLERRYVEDGIYTYVGDILIAVNPFRRMNIYAPQYSQMYVGAKRTANPPHIFAVADIAYQSMASYDSDQCIVISGESGAGKTESAHLLVQQLTVLGKANNQSLQEKILLVNSLLEAFGNARTAINDNSSRFGKYLEMKFTAGGTVVGAKISEYLLEKSRVVHQAVGEKNFHIFYYIYAGLADRKKLAHYKLSDNKTPKYLCNEHGKPGPDIVSSGRYKERFDAVEQCFKVIGFSLEELGSVYSTLAAILKSGDVRFSAVVSEHQTDKSTVVNMSALESGGLQVATLRFKCLFFLWLKWRRCYAFARTSSRKP from the exons ATGTTTCCACAACCCGGGAAATCGATTGTCTTTGACAATTTTCCGGATCCGAGTGACACCTGGGAGATCATCGAGACCATCGGGAAAGGGACGTACGGCAAAGTGTACAAGGTCCTCAACAAGGCGGACGGAAGCAAAGCGGCCGTGAAGATCCTAGATCCGATTCAC GACATCGACGAGGAGATCGAGGCCGAGTACAACATCCTAGAGGCTCTTTCTGACCACCCCAATGTGGTCAAGTTCTACGGGATGTTCTACAAGAAGGATGCCAAATGTGGAGATCAGCTGTGGCTCGTCTTGGAG CTTTGCAACGGCGGCTCGGTGAGCGACTTGGCCAAAGGCTTGTTGAAGAGGGGCGAGCGCATGGACGAGGCCGTCATTGCCTTCATCCTGCATCAGGCCCTCACG GGTCTCCAGCACCTGCACGCCAACCACACCATCCACAGGGACGTCAAGGGCAACAACATCCTGCTGACCACGCACGGAGGCATCAAACTGGTCGACTTTG GCGTTTCCGCGCAGCTGACCAACACTCGCCTGAGGAGGAACACGTCGGTGGGAACGCCATTTTGGATGGCGCCGGAG GTGATTGCGTGCGAACAGCAGCCGGACTCCACCTACGACGCCCGCTGCGACGTCTGGTCGCTGGGCATCACCGCCATCGAGCTAGGCGACGGCGACCCGCCCCTTTCGGAGCTGCATCCCATGAGAGCGCTTTTTAAAATCCCACG AAACCCCCCACCCAGCCTCCAGCAGCCGGAGTCGTGGTCCGCCGACTTCAACGATTTCATCAGCAA GTGTCTCATCAAGGACTTTGAGCTTCGACCCAACGTGGACGACCTCCTCCGGCACGTCTTTGTCCGGCAGACGGTCGGCAAGGAGAAAACGCTGCAGAGACAGCTGGTGGAACTCGTCGATCTCAACCGGCAAACAGGCGTCGGCGACAAGAGCGG CCATCGCGGACAAGCGGACGAAAGCGGAGACGCCAACGAAAG GCACGAACGCATCCACACCAAAAAAGGAAGCGACACCACGACGGAGCGAGATGAGGGCGACGATCTCGCCGCTTTGGAAGTTCTGGACGAG AACTCGGTCATCGAGCAGCTTGAACGGCGCTACGTCGAGGATGGGATCTACACCTACGTGGGAGACATCCTCATCGCCGTCAATCCCTTCCGTAGAATGAACATTTACGCTCCTCAG TACAGTCAAATGTACGTGGGCGCAAAGCGGACGGCCAACCCGCCGCACATCTTTGCCGTGGCCGACATCGCCTACCAGTCCATGGCGTCGTACGATTCCGATCAG TGCATCGTCATCAGCGGTGAGAGCGGAGCGGGAAAAACAGAAAGCGCTCACCTGCTCGTGCAGCAGCTCACCGTCTTGGGCAAG GCCAACAACCAGTCCCTCCAAGAGAAGATCCTGCTGGTCAACAGCCTGCTGGAAGCCTTCGGAAACGCCCGCACTGCCATCAACGACAACTCCAGTCGCTTCGGCAAGTACCTGGAAATGAAGTTCACCGCCGGAGGGACGGTGGTGGGCGCCAAGATATCCGAGTACCTGCTAGAGAAGTCCCGGGTCGTTCACCAGGCAGT GGGGGAGAAGAATTTCCACATCTTCTACTACATCTATGCCGGGCTGGCCGACAGGAAGAAGCTGGCCCACTACAAGCTGTCGGACAACAAGACACCAAA ATACCTGTGCAACGAGCACGGAAAACCGGGGCCGGACATTGTGAGCAGCGGCCGCTACAAGGAGCGATTTGACGCGGTGGAGCAGTGTTTCAAAGTCATCGGCTTCTCCCTGGAG GAGCTGGGCAGCGTGTACAGTACCCTGGCGGCCATCCTCAAGTCGGGCGACGTCCGCTTCTCCGCCGTGGTCTCGGAGCACCAGACTGACAAAAGCACCGTCGTCAACATGTCTGCCCTGGAAAGCG GTGGACTCCAAGTTGCGACTCTCCGCTTCAAGTGTTTGTTCTTCTTGTGGCTCAAGTGGCGTCGTTGCTACGCATTTGCCCGGACGAGCTCCAGGAAGCCTTGA